Genomic window (Streptomyces liliiviolaceus):
GTGCAACAGCCTCTTCGGGCTCACCGGGGACACGTCCACCAAACCCGTGACCAACGGGTGGTTCACCGTGACCTTGAAGTTGAACTGGGCCAGTGACGACTGGAAGGTCTTGGAGACCAGCCAGAAGACCGGCCCGACCCCCGTCAATGGCGACAACCCCGTCTCCGGGTCCGACGAGATCGGCAAGGCGGTCGATGAGTTCGGAGGGTTCACGTATGCCCGGTAGCCCGCAGCGCGCGCTCAAGCTCACCGGCGTCGTAGCAGCCGTACAGACCGCAGTGATGCTGCTGGCTTCGCAGGCCCATGCGGCTCCGACGCCTACGCCGACCGCCTCGGAGGATCCCTGCTCACTGATCGCGGGTCCCGCCAGGGACTACTGCGAACGCGGCAGCAACAACCGCACCGGCCCCTCCCTGGACGACCCCACCACCGCCCTAGACCCCCTCGCCTCCCTCGCCAAGGGCTGCGCGAAGGCCGCCTCCTGGACCATCGACAAGCTCAGCGAGGCCGTCCAGAACACGGCGACGGTCGACTTCACGAACGCCACGTTCCTCCAGCAGTACGCGGTCGTCTTCGCCGCGTCGACCATCCTCACCCTCCTCCTGTGGCTGCTCGCGGTCGCCAAGCGCGCCGTGCGGGGCGTCCCCCTCGGCACGGCCATCGGCGAAGCCATCGGCTTCCTCTGGCTGACGGTGCTGGCCTCGGCCTTCACCCCGCTCATCCTCTACACCGTCGTCTCGGCGACCGACGGCATCGCCGAGGTCCTCGCCAAGACGACCGGCAACCAGACCGACACGTTCTTCGGCAACTTCTCCGGCGCCCTGAACAAGGGCACCGACATCGGCGGCGGCCCGATCATGCTGATCGTGGTCTCCCTCGTGTCGATCCTCGCCGCCGGCGTCCTCTGGCTCGAACTGGTGATCCGCGCCGCCCTCCTCTACGTGGGCGCGCTCCTCGGCACGGTCGTCTACGCCGGCCTCGTCGACAAGAACCTCTGGGGCCACGTCCGCCGCTGGGCCGGCATCATGATCGCCGTCATCCTCGTCAAACCGGTCATCGTGATCGTGCTGGGCCTCGCGGGAGCCCTCTCCGCGGAGGACGGCCCGGACTCCTTCTCCGCCGTCGTCTCCGGCCTCGCGATCATCCTGCTCGCCATCTTCGCCAGCGCGATGATCTACCGCTTCGTCCCCGGCTTCGGCGACGAGATCGCGGGCGGCCGCAACAACCGCATCATGCAGGGCGCCGAGGGCAAGGCCGCGGCCGCCATCAGCTCGCCCGCCCACCTCGTCGCCCAGGGCATCAAGACCCACAGCACCCGGGCCGACAACAACGGCGGCGGCAACAGCGGCGCCCGCCCCTCGAACCCGGTCTCCGGCGGCGTCGCGGCCCACAGCTCACGCGGCTCGGGCGGTGGCGGCGGATCGGTCCCCTCCGCACCCCCGCCCCGCTCCAGCCCGATCAACACCCCCCACGCCGGGAACAACCGGAACAACAGCAACGGCAACAGCAGCAACAACCGCACGGGAGGTGAAGGGCGTTGACGACCGAGTCCCACGTGTCCCATCCGGTCACGCCCCGCCGTACATATCTGATCGGCCGCGCCCGGCCGAGCGCGATCGTCGGCCGCAACCGCGAGTCCGGCGAGATCGGGCTCATCATCGCGGGCGCGTTCCTCGGCATGATGTGCGGCCTGGTCGTCCCCGTGCTCTCCCTGCGCATCGTGCTGCTCATGGGCTTCCCGATGCTCGCGCTGGCCGCGGTCTACGTCCCGTACAAGCGGCGGACCTTCTACAAGTGGTTCGAGATCAACCGCAGTTACAAGCGCGGCCTGCGCCGCGGCACCGCCTACCGCAGCGACGTCATGGAGTCGGGCACCCGCACCGACGGCCGCGAGGTCGAGATCGGCCCGCCGCCGGGCATCGGACGCATCTCCTGGCTCGCGGCACCCTTCGGCCCGGACGAGATCGCCGTCCTCCTGCACGCCGACCGCAAGACCGTCACCGCCGCCATCGAGATCGAGGGCCCCGGCGTCGGCCTGCGCGACAGCGAGGACCAGGAAGCCCTCGTCGACCGCTTCGGCACCCTCCTCAAGCACGTCGCCAACGGAGACGGCTTCGTCACCCGCATCCAGATGCTCGCCCGCACCCTCCCCGCCGACCCGGACGCCCACGCCAAGGACGTCTCCGTACGCGGCGACGACCGCGCCCCCGGCTGGCTGCAGGAGTCGTACGAGCAGCTCTCGTCCATGGTGTCGACCAGCAGCGAACAGCACCGCGCCTACCTCGTCGCCTGCATGCACTACTCCCGCGAACTGGCCGCCGAGGGCCACGCGATGGCCCGCGCCGCCCGCCCCAAGGGCGGCAAGAAGCTCGACAAGGACGCCGGGCTCGCCGTCGTCATGGCCCGCGAGCTCACCGACATCTGCTCCCGCCTCCAGGAGGCCGACATCCGGGTGCGCCAGCCGCTCGGACAGGGACGGCTCTCCTCCCTCGTGCATTCGATGTACGACCCGGACCACCCCATCGACCACATCCAGGCCATGACCAAGCGCAACGCCTGGCCGGCCGAGCTGGACGCCATGGAGCCGACCTACCTCCAGGCCAAGACCCGCGAGTCCTCCACCCGCGCCCCCTGGTGCCACTCCACGGCCTGGGTGAAGGAGTGGCCGATGACCCCGGTGGGCGTCAACTTCCTCGCCCCGCTGCTCGTCCACACCCCGGACGTCATCCGCACGGTCGCCGTCACGATGGACCTCGAACCCACCGAGGTCGCCATCGAGCGGATGCTGACCGAGAAGACGAACGACGACGCCGAGGCCAGCCGCCAGGCCAAGATGAACCGCACCGTCGACCCGCGCGACGTCGCCTCGCACAACCGTGTCGACCAGCGCGGCCAGGACCTCGCGAGCGGCGCCGCCGGCGTCAACCTCGTCGGATACATCACCGTCTCGTCCCGCAACCCCGAGGCGCTCGCCCGCGACAAGCGGACGATAAGGGCCTCCGCCGGGAAGTCGTACCTGAAGCTCGAATGGTGCGACCGCGAGCACCACCGCGCCTTCGTCAACACACTCCCGTTCGCGACCGGCATCCGGAGGTAGGACTTCATGCGGGACCCGCTGTCCGTCCTCACGGAAAGCTTCACGTCCTTCCTCTTCGGCAAGGTCGAGACGACCCGCCCGCCGGTGCGCACCTCCACCGGCCAGGCCCAGGCCGTCTACCTGCCGACCGCGGCCCCCGGCCTCGGCGACTCCGGCGTCATCATCGGCCGCGAGGTGTACTCCGGGAAGGGCTACATCTACGACCCCTTCCAGCTGTACGGACAGCAGCTACCGGCGCCGCACTGGCTCGTCCTCGGCGAGTCCGGCAACGGCAAGTCGGCGCTGGAGAAGACGTACGTCATGCGGCAGCTGCGGTTCAAGGACCGCCAGGTCGTCGTCCTCGACGCACAGGGCGAGGACGGGGTGGGCGAGTGGAACCTCATCGCCCAGGAGCTGGGACTGACCCCGATCCGCCTGGACCCGACCGCCGCCCTGGACATGGGAATCCGGCTCAACCCGCTCGACCCGGCGATCACGACGACCGGCCAGCTCGCGCTGCTCCGGACGATCATCGAGGTCGCGATGGGCCACGGCCTGGACGAGCGCTCCGGCTTCGCGCTGAAGGTCGCGCACGCCTACGTCAACGAGACGATCATCGACCGCCAGCCCGTTCTGACGGACATCGTCGAGCAGCTCCGCCACCCCGAACCGGAGTCGGCGGAGGCGATGAACGTCGCCATAGACGACGTACGCGCCTGGGGCCTCGACGTCGCCCTGGTCATCGACCGCCTGGTCGACGGCGACCTGAGGGGCATGTTCGACGGCCCGACGACGGTCGGCATCGACCTGGACGCCCCGCTCATCGTCTTCGACCTGTCCCACATCGACCGCAACTCCATCGCCATGCCCATCCTCATGGCGATCGTCGGCGTGTGGCTGGAGCACACCTGGATCCGCCCCGACCGGAAGAAGCGCATCTTCCTCGTCGAGGAGGCCTGGCACATCATCAACAGCCCGTTCGTGGCCCAGCTCTTCCAGCGCCTGCTGAAGTTCGGCCGCCGCCTCGGTCTGTCCTTCGTCGCCGTCGTCCACCACCTGTCGGACGTCGTGGACGGAGCCGCCGCCAAGGAGGCCGCGGCGATCCTCAAGATGGCCTCGACACGGACGATCTACGCCCAGAAGGCCGACGAGGCCAGAATGACGGGCCGTGTCCTCGGCCTGCCCCGCTGGGCGGTCGAGATCATCCCCTCCCTCACCCCCGGCATCGCCGTGTGGGACGTCAACGGCAACGTCCAGGTCGTCAAACACCTGATCTCCGAGACCGAGCGCCCCCTCGTCTTCACCGACCGCGCCATGACGGAGTCGTCGGCCGACCACCTCGCGGACGATGCGCTGCGCGCCGCCGAGCTGGAGGCCGAGGAACGGGCCGCGGCGTTCATGGAGCACCACCTGAGCGACCTCGACGACTCGTCCGAGTCCACAGTGGCGTAAGCCCACAGCGACATGAGTGGCGTCAGTGGCATAGAGGAGCGACCCGAGATGAGACCGGACGACCGCGATCGCGATCGCCACAGCGGCGGCGGCCAGGGAGGCGTCCCCGACGGCCTGCTGCTCGGCATCCTGGCCTTCGTCCTCGGCATGACCGTCATGGTCTGGACGGCGACCGGCCTCGCCGGCCTCTTCTCCCACGGCTCCTGGCCGTCCGGGACCACCTTCCGCCGTACGCCCCTGGCCATACGCCAACTCGTCGAGGCCCCCCACGACCTGCCGGCCGCGTGGCCCGACACCCCACCCGACCAGCTCTCCGGGTACGGGCTCTTCTGGGGCCTGTTCATCGGCCAGCTGATGGTCCTCGTCGTCCTCACGGTGTTCGTCCTGGGCACGGTGGCGAGATGGCGGGCGGGCAGGGCGAGACGCAGAACACTCGCCGCGACGCCGGAACCGGAACCGGATCTCCTGACCAAGGGCGAGCCCGAGATCCCCCGGAGCCGGGCGGCGGAGCGGCCGGAGGTGACGCGCCCGCCGGTCGAGCACACCGCGGCGCCTGCGGCTCGGTCGGCGGAGCCGCCGCCGGTCTCGGTCCCGATGGAAACCGCCGAACGGGCGGGCGGGTGGGAAAACCCCGCCACAGCCCCGCAGGGAATCGTGCTGGGCCCGCGCGAAACCCGCCACCCCCTCGCCGTCCAGGCGATCCGGGACGCGGACGGCCCCGCCCTCGTCATCACCTCCGACCCCACCCTCTGGTCGAGCACGAAGGACGCCCGAGCCAAACTGGGCCCCGTCCTCCTCTACGACCCCTCCCACCTCTGCGACACCCCGGCCCGCCTCCACTGGTCCCCCTCGGCGGGCTGCGAGACCAAGGACACCGCGAAGGCCCGGGCGGCGGCACTCCTCGCCCCGGTCCGCCCCACGGCCAGGATCGACCAGGCGGTCGCCGACACCGCGGAGACCCTCCTCCGCAGCTACCTCCACGCCGCGGCGGTGGACGGCCGCACCATCCGCCACGTCCACCGCTGGGCCCAGGGCGCCCAGGTCCAGGAAGCCGTACGCATCCTCCGTACGAACCCGAAGTCGGCCGCGGGCTCCGCGGGCGAACTCGAAGCGGCCCTCACCTCGCACCCGGAACGCCGTGACATCGCCCAGGAGTTGACGGCCCGAGCGCTCTCCGCGCTCTTCACCGTCAACGTCCGGGAAGCGTGCACTCCAAACCGAACCGACACACTCACCTTGGATTCCTTCGTCAACGAAGGGGGCACGCTTTATGTGGTCGGTGAACCCATCGAGGACCCGAGGTCGAACCCCGGCGCCATGCCGCTCCTGACGGCCCTCGCCTCAAGCGTGGTCGAGCGCGGCCGGCGCATGGCCGAACGGTCATCCTCCGGTCGCCTCGACCCACCACTGACCCTCGTCCTGGACGACGTGGCCGCGGTCGCCCCGCTCCCCCAGCTCCCGGATCTCCTCGCCGCTGCCGACGGCACGGCCCCGGACCGGGGCCTGCCCACCCTGGCCCTCCTCCGCTCCCAGGAACAGGCCCGCTCCCGCTGGCCCCACCAGGACCTCCCGGTATGACCCGCGGCGCCTCTGACCGCTACGACCGCTCGAACAGGAACTCCAGCTCCCGCGCACCCGAGTCCCCGGGTACGGGAACGCTCTCCCCCGTGGGCACGAACCCGAACTTCCGGTAGAAGGCCTGAGCCCGCCCGTTCCCCTCGTGCACGAACAACCGTGCCCGCTCCAGGCCGGCGTCCTCCCAGGCCCACCGCAGCGCATACGAGAACAGCCGCTCGGTGAGCCCACTCCCCCGCGCCTCGGGCCGCACATACACCCCCACCAGATGCCCCTGCCGTACGGGGCTCACGGCCCCCAGCGCTCCGACGGCGCCAGCCTCCTCGACCAGCACGACCACGCACCCGACCCACCGCCCACCGGACCCTTCGGCGACGATCTGCTGCCGTTCACGCACCCCTTCCGCGGCTCCGGCGGCCCGCTCCTGCCAGAAACTGTCGGGCCGCCCCACCGCGACCTCGTACGTATCCAGAAAAGCCAGATGCGCCACCGGATCCTGAAGCGCGGACAGAGCGAGCGCCTTCACCGCCGCCCACTCGTCACTGCCTATAGAACGGATCACGTACTCAGGATTCATGAGGGTCACCGTAACGAAACCGCATGCGCTTGTATGTCCTGGAACGCAGAAAAGCCCCCGCACCGAAGTGCGGGGGCTTTTCTCCAATATTTGTTCGGCGGCGTCCTACTCTCCCACAGGGTCCCCCCTGCAGTACCATCGGCGCTGTAAGGCTTAGCTTCCGGGTTCGGAATGTAACCGGGCGTTTCCCTCACGCTATGACCACCGAAACACTATGAAACTATCAAACCGGAGCCGTGACCATGGCTACAACGGTTGTTCGTGGTTTCAGAACCAACACAGTGGACGCGAGCAACTGAGGACAAGCCCTCGGCCTATTAGTACCGGTCAGCTCCACCCCTTACAGGGCTTCCACATCCGGCCTATCAACCCAGTCGTCTACTGGGAGCCTTAACCAATCAAGTTGGTGGGAGTCCTCATCTCGAAGCAGGCTTCCCGCTTAGATGCTTTCAGCGGTTATCCCTCCCGAACGTAGCCAACCAGCCATGCCCTTGGCAGGACAACTGGCACACCAGAGGTTCGTCCGTCCCGGTCCTCTCGTACTAGGGACAGCCCTTCTCAAGACTCCTACGCGCACAGCGGATAGGGACCGAACTGTCTCACGACGTTCTAAACCCAGCTCGCGTACCGCTTTAATGGGCGAACAGCCCAACCCTTGGGACCGACTCCAGCCCCAGGATGCGACGAGCCGACATCGAGGTGCCAAACCATCCCGTCGATATGGACTCTTGGGGAAGATCAGCCTGTTATCCCCGGGGTACCTTTTATCCGTTGAGCGACGGCGCTTCCACAAGCCACCGCCGGATCACTAGTCCCGACTTTCGTCCCTGCTCGACCCGTCGGTCTCACAGTCAAGCTCCCTTGTGCACTTACACTCAACACCTGATTGCCAACCAGGCTGAGGGAACCTTTGGGCGCCTCCGTTACTCTTTAGGAGGCAACCGCCCCAGTTAAACTACCCATCAGACACTGTCCCTGATCCGGATCACGGACCCAGGTTAGACATCCAGCACGACCAGACTGGTATTTCAACGACGACTCCACCCGAGCTGGCGCTCAAGCTTCACAGTCTCCCAGCTATCCTACACAAGCCGAACCGAACACCAATATCAAACTATAGTAAAGGTCCCGGGGTCTTTCCGTCCTGCTGCGCGAAACGAGCATCTTTACTCGTAGTGCAATTTCACCGGGCCTATGGTTGAGACAGTCGAGAAGTCGTTACGCCATTCGTGCAGGTCGGAACTTACCCGACAAGGAATTTCGCTACCTTAGGATGGTTATAGTTACCACCGCCGTTTACTGGCGCTTAAGTTCTCAGCTTCGCCAGACCGAAATCTGACTAACCGGTCCCCTTAACGTTCCAGCACCGGGCAGGCGTCAGTCCGTATACATCGCCTTACGGCTTCGCACGGACCTGTGTTTTTAGTAAACAGTCGCTTCTCGCTGGTCTCTGCGGCCACCCCCAGCTCACCGAGTAAATCGGATCACCAGTGATGGCCCCCCTTCTCCCGAAGTTACGGGGGCATTTTGCCGAGTTCCTTAACCATAGTTCACCCGAACGCCTCGGTATTCTCTACCTGACCACCTGAGTCGGTTTAGGGTACGGGCCGCCATGAAACTCGCTAGAGGCTTTTCTCGACAGCATAGGATCATCCACTTCACCACAATCGGCTCGGCATCAGGTCTCACCCTTGATGTTGTGCGGATTTACCTACACAACGGGCTACACCCTTACCCCGGGACAACCACCGCCCGGGCTGGACTACCTTCCTGCGTCACCCCATCACTCACCTACTACAGGTCTGGTCCGTCGGCTCCACCACTTTCCATTCCCCGAAGGGTCCGGAACGGCTTCACGGACTTAGCATCGCCTGGTTCGATGTTTGACGCTTCACAGCGGGTACCGGAATATCAACCGGTTATCCATCGACTACGCCTGTCGGCCTCGCCTTAGGTCCCGACTTACCCTGGGCAGATCAGCTTGACCCAGGAACCCTTAGTCAATCGGCGCACACGTTTCTCACGTGTGTATCGCTACTCATGCCTGCATTCTCACTCGTGAACCGTCCACCACTGCCTTCCGGCGCGGCTTCACCCGGCACACGACGCTCCCCTACCCATCCATACAGGCGTTGGCCCTGTTGTATGAATGACACGACTTCGGCGGTACGCTTGAGCCCCGCTACATTGTCGGCGCGGAATCACTAGACCAGTGAGCTATTACGCACTCTTTCAAGGGTGGCTGCTTCTAAGCCAACCTCCTGGTTGTCTGTGCGACTCCACATCCTTTCCCACTTAGCGTACGCTTAGGGGCCTTAGTCGATGCTCTGGGCTGTTTCCCTCTCGACCATGGAGCTTATCCCCCACAGTCTCACTGCCGCGCTCTCACTTACCGGCATTCGGAGTTTGGCTAAGGTCAGTAACCCGGTAGGGCCCATCGCCTATCCAGTGCTCTACCTCCGGCAAGAAACACACGACGCTGCACCTAAATGCATTTCGGGGAGAACCAGCTATCACGGAGTTTGATTGGCCTTTCACCCCTAACCACAGGTCATCCCCCAGGTTTTCAACCCTGGTGGGTTCGGTCCTCCACGACCTCTTACAGCCGCTTCAACCTGCCCATGGCTAGATCACTCCGCTTCGGGTCTTGAGCGCGCTACTATGTCGCCCTATTCGGACTCGCTTTCGCTACGGCTTCCCCACACGGGTTAACCTCGCAACACACCGCAAACTCGCAGGCTCATTCTTCAAAAGGCACGCAGTCACGACCCACCAAGTAAACTTGATGAGCGACGCTCCCACGGCTTGTAGGCACACGGTTTCAGGTACTATTTCACTCCGCTCCCGCGGTACTTTTCACCATTCCCTCACGGTACTATCCGCTATCGGTCACCAGGGAATATTTAGGCTTAGCGGGTGGTCCCGCCAGATTCACACGGGATTTCTCGGGCCCCGTGCTACTTGGGTGTCTCTCAAACGAGCCGTTGATGTTTCGACTACGGGGGTCTTACCCTCTACGCCGGACCTTTCGCATGTCCTTCGCCTACACCAACGGTTTCTGACTCGTCTCACAGCCGGCAGACTGTGAAAGAGAGATCCCACAACCCCGCATGCGCAACCCCTGCCGGGTCTCACACACATACGGTTTGGCCTCATCCGGTTTCGCTCGCCACTACTCCCGGAATCACGGTTGTTTTCTCTTCCTGCGGGTACTGAGATGTTTCACTTCCCCGCGTTCCCTCCACACACCCTATGTGTTCAGATGTGGGTGACAGCCCATGACGACTGCCGGGTTTCCCCATTCGGA
Coding sequences:
- a CDS encoding ATP-binding protein, translating into MRDPLSVLTESFTSFLFGKVETTRPPVRTSTGQAQAVYLPTAAPGLGDSGVIIGREVYSGKGYIYDPFQLYGQQLPAPHWLVLGESGNGKSALEKTYVMRQLRFKDRQVVVLDAQGEDGVGEWNLIAQELGLTPIRLDPTAALDMGIRLNPLDPAITTTGQLALLRTIIEVAMGHGLDERSGFALKVAHAYVNETIIDRQPVLTDIVEQLRHPEPESAEAMNVAIDDVRAWGLDVALVIDRLVDGDLRGMFDGPTTVGIDLDAPLIVFDLSHIDRNSIAMPILMAIVGVWLEHTWIRPDRKKRIFLVEEAWHIINSPFVAQLFQRLLKFGRRLGLSFVAVVHHLSDVVDGAAAKEAAAILKMASTRTIYAQKADEARMTGRVLGLPRWAVEIIPSLTPGIAVWDVNGNVQVVKHLISETERPLVFTDRAMTESSADHLADDALRAAELEAEERAAAFMEHHLSDLDDSSESTVA
- a CDS encoding P-loop NTPase family protein; this translates as MRPDDRDRDRHSGGGQGGVPDGLLLGILAFVLGMTVMVWTATGLAGLFSHGSWPSGTTFRRTPLAIRQLVEAPHDLPAAWPDTPPDQLSGYGLFWGLFIGQLMVLVVLTVFVLGTVARWRAGRARRRTLAATPEPEPDLLTKGEPEIPRSRAAERPEVTRPPVEHTAAPAARSAEPPPVSVPMETAERAGGWENPATAPQGIVLGPRETRHPLAVQAIRDADGPALVITSDPTLWSSTKDARAKLGPVLLYDPSHLCDTPARLHWSPSAGCETKDTAKARAAALLAPVRPTARIDQAVADTAETLLRSYLHAAAVDGRTIRHVHRWAQGAQVQEAVRILRTNPKSAAGSAGELEAALTSHPERRDIAQELTARALSALFTVNVREACTPNRTDTLTLDSFVNEGGTLYVVGEPIEDPRSNPGAMPLLTALASSVVERGRRMAERSSSGRLDPPLTLVLDDVAAVAPLPQLPDLLAAADGTAPDRGLPTLALLRSQEQARSRWPHQDLPV
- a CDS encoding GNAT family N-acetyltransferase, with the translated sequence MNPEYVIRSIGSDEWAAVKALALSALQDPVAHLAFLDTYEVAVGRPDSFWQERAAGAAEGVRERQQIVAEGSGGRWVGCVVVLVEEAGAVGALGAVSPVRQGHLVGVYVRPEARGSGLTERLFSYALRWAWEDAGLERARLFVHEGNGRAQAFYRKFGFVPTGESVPVPGDSGARELEFLFERS
- a CDS encoding SCO6880 family protein, giving the protein MTTESHVSHPVTPRRTYLIGRARPSAIVGRNRESGEIGLIIAGAFLGMMCGLVVPVLSLRIVLLMGFPMLALAAVYVPYKRRTFYKWFEINRSYKRGLRRGTAYRSDVMESGTRTDGREVEIGPPPGIGRISWLAAPFGPDEIAVLLHADRKTVTAAIEIEGPGVGLRDSEDQEALVDRFGTLLKHVANGDGFVTRIQMLARTLPADPDAHAKDVSVRGDDRAPGWLQESYEQLSSMVSTSSEQHRAYLVACMHYSRELAAEGHAMARAARPKGGKKLDKDAGLAVVMARELTDICSRLQEADIRVRQPLGQGRLSSLVHSMYDPDHPIDHIQAMTKRNAWPAELDAMEPTYLQAKTRESSTRAPWCHSTAWVKEWPMTPVGVNFLAPLLVHTPDVIRTVAVTMDLEPTEVAIERMLTEKTNDDAEASRQAKMNRTVDPRDVASHNRVDQRGQDLASGAAGVNLVGYITVSSRNPEALARDKRTIRASAGKSYLKLEWCDREHHRAFVNTLPFATGIRR